The following are from one region of the Novosphingobium aureum genome:
- a CDS encoding PepSY-associated TM helix domain-containing protein, with translation MADPVTPPTVGASSSRAPAAPGFVQRALSGHAAVGLLASGLLYLVCLTGALAVFQQDLQRWEEPGITEVAQVSPAAVQHALEDTLARQDKPTDHAYVHMPTRGLPRLVVTTDNGANYVDGDGAFVAPEAHAWTEFVLTMHYYLHLPPTWGVMFTGLLGVMLCVALVTGVLAHPRIFRDAFRMRLRARPQLARADLHNRFGVWLLPFAGAVAFTGAVIGLGQLVFVTIAQERHGGDLETAYAPLFGEHPAHDPRPAPVARADRALAWMVRHHPEHRVTYVTIEETGTRGQQISVLADHDRRLIYGESYLFDGEGRFKRKLGLSDGALGQQAAASVYKLHFGTFAGIPVELAYLGFGLGLCAIISTGTTLWLMKRRSRGTPSPRLEALWAVTIWGAPLLMVAAYWLRALGGAEMPLTGGFWLAFALLGALAAAMPGLARKLNLRLLLAAALAATGAGHYLANAQLPAASIMIDVALALGGVLLALPELRSPGIRLAKSPPAPDPRSVPG, from the coding sequence ATGGCTGACCCTGTGACCCCGCCCACCGTGGGCGCCTCTTCCTCCCGCGCTCCGGCGGCTCCCGGCTTCGTGCAGCGTGCCTTGTCCGGGCATGCTGCCGTCGGGCTGCTCGCAAGCGGCCTGCTCTACCTGGTCTGCCTCACCGGCGCGCTGGCAGTGTTCCAGCAGGACCTGCAACGCTGGGAGGAACCGGGCATCACCGAGGTCGCGCAGGTCAGCCCCGCCGCCGTGCAGCACGCACTGGAGGACACGCTCGCGCGGCAGGACAAGCCGACCGACCATGCCTATGTCCACATGCCGACGCGCGGGCTCCCGCGCCTCGTGGTCACCACCGACAACGGCGCGAACTACGTCGATGGCGATGGTGCCTTCGTTGCACCCGAAGCCCATGCATGGACCGAGTTCGTGCTCACCATGCACTACTATCTGCACCTGCCACCGACCTGGGGGGTGATGTTCACCGGACTGCTCGGCGTGATGCTGTGTGTCGCACTGGTGACCGGGGTTCTCGCTCATCCGCGCATATTCCGCGATGCCTTTCGCATGCGCCTGCGCGCCCGCCCCCAGCTCGCGCGCGCCGACCTGCACAACCGCTTCGGCGTCTGGCTGCTGCCGTTTGCCGGTGCCGTTGCCTTTACCGGGGCGGTCATTGGCCTAGGCCAGCTCGTCTTCGTGACGATCGCGCAGGAGCGCCACGGCGGTGATCTCGAGACGGCCTACGCCCCGTTGTTTGGCGAGCACCCCGCGCACGACCCGCGCCCTGCCCCCGTAGCGCGCGCCGACCGTGCGCTGGCCTGGATGGTGCGCCATCACCCCGAGCACCGCGTCACTTACGTCACAATCGAGGAGACCGGCACGCGCGGCCAGCAGATCTCGGTACTGGCCGATCACGACCGACGCCTGATTTATGGCGAGAGCTACCTGTTCGACGGCGAAGGCCGCTTCAAGCGCAAGCTCGGCCTGTCCGACGGTGCGCTCGGCCAGCAGGCAGCCGCCTCGGTCTACAAGCTGCATTTCGGCACCTTCGCCGGAATTCCGGTCGAACTCGCCTATCTCGGCTTTGGTCTCGGGCTATGCGCGATCATCTCCACAGGCACGACGCTTTGGCTGATGAAGCGCCGCTCGCGCGGGACACCCTCGCCCCGGCTCGAAGCCTTGTGGGCGGTGACGATCTGGGGCGCGCCGCTGCTGATGGTGGCAGCCTACTGGCTGCGCGCGCTGGGCGGGGCCGAGATGCCGCTGACCGGCGGGTTCTGGCTGGCCTTTGCGCTACTCGGCGCCCTCGCTGCGGCGATGCCAGGGCTGGCGCGCAAGCTCAATCTGCGCCTGCTACTCGCCGCCGCGCTAGCCGCGACGGGAGCGGGGCACTATCTCGCGAACGCGCAGCTTCCGGCGGCAAGTATCATGATCGACGTCGCGCTGGCGCTTGGCGGCGTCCTGCTAGCCCTGCCGGAGCTGCGCAGCCCCGGCATCAGACTTGCGAAATCTCCGCCGGCGCCAGATCCTCGATCTGTACCCGGTTGA
- a CDS encoding MFS transporter, translated as MANEFKKGWKIIFAALLGTACGASPIPFNVFSLVIGPIHEEFGWDYTQISAATLFWGIPAALLAPFYGSLCDRHGVRKVGIASLAAFILVFSSFYFTPNWIVGWYLFWLALGAVAIGSTPVIWSRAVAMWFDKHRGLALGITLLGTSATAMVVPHFVNFAIGIGGWRLAFPAATLFALFLAMPFIVAWYREPRPEERPATISAGADGMVSGISLKQAMRGRQFWLLLVSTLLISVAYGGAHVQMVEIVKLHGFTTGDAATVMSVVALGILVGRLGIGYLFDRFWAPGVAFPAMLLPALACFVLMGTGSSFAFVALGGFLIGVAAGTESDIVAFMTARYFGLRHYGKIYGSLYAPFGIGSSISPMLYGAVRDATGTYDIMLGVAIGLFGVGGALLLGLGRYPDFNRVQIEDLAPAEISQV; from the coding sequence TTGGCTAATGAATTCAAGAAGGGGTGGAAGATCATTTTCGCCGCCCTGCTGGGGACCGCCTGCGGCGCCTCGCCGATCCCGTTCAACGTCTTCTCGCTCGTCATAGGCCCCATCCACGAGGAATTCGGCTGGGACTATACGCAGATCAGCGCGGCCACCCTGTTCTGGGGTATCCCGGCCGCGCTGCTCGCGCCGTTCTATGGCTCGCTGTGCGATCGCCACGGCGTACGCAAGGTGGGCATTGCCTCGCTGGCGGCCTTCATCCTGGTCTTTTCCTCGTTCTACTTCACACCGAACTGGATCGTGGGCTGGTACCTGTTCTGGCTCGCGCTGGGGGCGGTCGCGATCGGCTCGACCCCGGTGATCTGGAGCCGCGCGGTGGCAATGTGGTTCGACAAGCACCGCGGGCTGGCGCTCGGCATAACCTTGCTCGGCACCAGTGCGACCGCGATGGTCGTGCCGCACTTCGTCAATTTCGCAATCGGCATCGGCGGCTGGCGGCTCGCCTTCCCGGCAGCGACGCTCTTTGCGCTGTTCCTCGCAATGCCGTTCATCGTTGCCTGGTACCGCGAACCGAGGCCCGAGGAACGTCCGGCGACGATCAGTGCCGGGGCCGACGGCATGGTCAGCGGCATCTCGCTCAAGCAGGCGATGCGCGGACGCCAGTTCTGGCTCCTGCTGGTCAGCACCTTGCTGATCTCGGTCGCCTATGGCGGCGCTCACGTTCAGATGGTCGAGATCGTCAAGCTGCACGGCTTTACCACGGGCGACGCGGCCACGGTGATGAGCGTCGTTGCACTCGGCATCCTCGTCGGGCGGCTCGGCATCGGCTATCTGTTCGACCGCTTCTGGGCGCCAGGCGTTGCCTTCCCGGCGATGCTGCTCCCCGCACTTGCGTGCTTTGTGTTGATGGGCACCGGATCCAGCTTCGCATTCGTGGCTCTGGGGGGCTTTCTCATCGGTGTCGCGGCTGGCACCGAGAGCGACATCGTCGCCTTCATGACAGCGCGCTATTTCGGCCTGCGCCACTATGGCAAGATCTATGGTTCGCTCTATGCCCCCTTCGGCATCGGCTCCTCGATCTCGCCGATGCTCTACGGCGCCGTGCGCGATGCCACCGGGACCTACGACATCATGCTCGGCGTTGCGATCGGCCTGTTCGGCGTGGGTGGCGCGCTGTTGCTCGGCCTCGGGCGCTATCCCGATTTCAACCGGGTACAGATCGAGGATCTGGCGCCGGCGGAGATTTCGCAAGTCTGA
- a CDS encoding TonB-dependent receptor yields the protein MRKTILSATTALCGMLAIAAPAHAQDEADAGSRREVSGQVTDIVVTAQRRQESQQNVPIAISAISGAELEARGVTNALQVAQYIPNMIAMNNTGLGSSNTYYIRGIGSTESIATFDPPVGTYVDDVYISRQGANNFSMFDVDRIEVLRGPQGTLFGRNTTGGAVSVHMAEPEFGTIGGFVEGGYGTYEAKQLRGTINIPLAETFAAKVSAYWQDSDGYVKNVTTGDKLNDIDGWGARLALRGELSDSVRWSGGYTHIVDKSENILNFECNPADPTDCDGRFASTGYTEASSDVFADLGVTGDKAYYGNGSKAVTDLITSKLAIDVSDDATVEFITGYLRQNMEYGLDFYDGRSAPSTANPYPAVGGYDFGGFTILADIWTDQFSQEVKVNGSAFGGFLDYVVGAFYMKEKNNTNTADIFGVSSSFALLLDDKILKNSTESIAGYAQFDANITDKLKVTAGIRYTDEIKKVGIYDLRPSCAAGGAGCLNNDNLVAANIPLEQKTKIWTPRFAINYQAADDVLLYASATKGFKSGGWASRATRPGEFLPFSPEKVWSYEAGIKSEWFDRMLRANLTVYWMDITDLQTPAGFVRDNGSIAFLTRNFADYRNKGVEAEFVFVPTPGLNLHLSGGYQDDKYLIDANAPETDEYGVLSVAAQQAQCLAGDTTRCGVGIVTDSGEISTPVRTPDWTLSMGASYEIPVGALSVVPSVDATWRSAMEVQSANRTIYYDADTGTGTYEGAGNRYVVGSHASSLWMFNAGLALNGPDNAWQFSVNCQNCTNKAYPQSYLGYSYINAPRTVMGKLRFNF from the coding sequence ATGAGGAAGACAATTTTGAGCGCGACCACCGCACTGTGCGGCATGCTCGCGATCGCTGCTCCCGCCCATGCTCAGGACGAGGCCGATGCTGGTTCGCGTCGCGAGGTCTCCGGGCAGGTTACCGATATCGTCGTGACCGCACAGCGCCGCCAGGAAAGCCAGCAGAACGTGCCGATCGCGATCTCGGCGATCTCGGGCGCCGAGCTTGAGGCACGTGGCGTCACCAACGCACTCCAGGTTGCCCAGTACATCCCGAACATGATCGCGATGAACAACACCGGTCTGGGTTCGTCGAACACCTATTACATCCGCGGTATCGGCTCGACGGAGTCCATCGCCACCTTCGATCCGCCGGTCGGGACCTACGTCGACGACGTTTACATCTCGCGCCAGGGCGCCAACAACTTCTCGATGTTCGACGTCGACAGGATCGAGGTCCTGCGCGGCCCGCAGGGCACGCTGTTCGGGCGCAACACCACGGGCGGCGCGGTTAGCGTGCACATGGCCGAGCCCGAGTTCGGCACGATCGGCGGCTTCGTCGAAGGCGGTTACGGGACTTACGAGGCCAAGCAGCTGCGCGGCACGATCAACATCCCGCTCGCCGAAACCTTCGCGGCCAAGGTGTCGGCCTACTGGCAGGACAGCGACGGCTACGTGAAGAACGTGACCACCGGCGACAAGCTCAACGACATCGACGGCTGGGGCGCGCGTCTCGCGCTGCGCGGCGAACTGAGCGACAGCGTGCGCTGGTCGGGCGGTTACACCCACATCGTCGACAAGTCCGAGAACATCCTCAACTTCGAGTGCAACCCCGCTGATCCCACCGATTGCGACGGCCGCTTCGCCTCGACCGGCTACACCGAGGCCTCCTCGGACGTTTTCGCCGATCTCGGCGTGACCGGTGACAAGGCCTACTACGGCAATGGCAGCAAGGCGGTCACCGACCTCATTACCTCCAAGCTGGCGATCGATGTCTCGGACGATGCCACGGTCGAGTTCATCACCGGCTACCTGCGCCAGAACATGGAATACGGACTCGACTTCTACGACGGTCGCTCGGCGCCTTCGACGGCCAATCCCTATCCTGCGGTCGGCGGCTACGACTTTGGCGGCTTCACCATCCTTGCCGACATCTGGACCGACCAGTTCAGCCAGGAAGTCAAGGTCAACGGTTCTGCCTTCGGCGGCTTCCTCGACTACGTCGTGGGCGCCTTCTACATGAAGGAGAAGAACAACACGAACACGGCGGACATCTTCGGTGTTTCCTCGTCGTTCGCGCTGCTGCTCGACGACAAGATCCTGAAGAACTCGACCGAATCCATCGCCGGCTATGCGCAGTTCGATGCCAACATCACCGACAAGCTCAAGGTTACCGCGGGTATCCGCTATACCGACGAGATCAAGAAGGTGGGCATCTACGACCTGCGTCCCAGCTGCGCTGCGGGCGGGGCAGGGTGTCTGAACAATGACAACCTTGTCGCGGCCAACATCCCGCTCGAGCAGAAGACCAAGATCTGGACCCCGCGCTTCGCGATCAATTATCAGGCGGCCGATGACGTGCTGCTCTACGCCAGCGCGACCAAGGGCTTCAAGTCGGGCGGCTGGGCCTCGCGCGCGACACGTCCGGGCGAATTCCTGCCTTTCAGCCCCGAAAAGGTCTGGAGCTACGAGGCGGGTATCAAGTCGGAATGGTTCGACCGCATGCTGCGCGCGAACCTCACGGTCTACTGGATGGACATCACCGACCTGCAGACCCCGGCGGGCTTCGTGCGTGACAACGGCTCGATCGCCTTTCTCACCCGCAACTTCGCCGATTACCGCAACAAGGGCGTGGAGGCCGAGTTCGTCTTCGTGCCGACGCCGGGCCTCAACCTGCACCTGAGCGGTGGTTATCAGGACGACAAGTACCTGATCGACGCCAATGCCCCCGAGACCGACGAATATGGCGTGCTCTCGGTGGCTGCCCAGCAGGCGCAGTGTCTGGCTGGCGATACCACGCGCTGCGGCGTGGGCATCGTCACCGACAGCGGCGAAATCTCGACCCCGGTGCGTACCCCCGACTGGACCCTCTCCATGGGCGCGAGCTACGAGATCCCGGTCGGCGCGCTCTCGGTCGTGCCCTCGGTCGATGCGACCTGGCGCTCGGCGATGGAAGTGCAGTCGGCCAACCGCACCATCTACTACGATGCGGACACGGGCACCGGCACGTACGAAGGCGCGGGCAATCGCTACGTTGTCGGTTCGCATGCCAGCTCGCTGTGGATGTTCAACGCGGGGCTGGCGCTCAATGGCCCGGACAATGCCTGGCAGTTTTCGGTCAATTGCCAGAACTGCACGAACAAGGCTTATCCGCAGAGCTATCTGGGCTACTCGTACATCAATGCGCCGCGCACCGTGATGGGTAAGCTGCGCTTCAACTTCTGA
- a CDS encoding alpha/beta fold hydrolase: protein MQITRHFVDVGTRRVHYRRCGSGPVILMVHQSPRSSTEYEALMRTWGETHTCIAPDTPGFGQSDPLPDENATIDDFSDALVGLLDALGFDKVAAYGFHSGGTILVNTLARAPSRFTALAIGGFAIWTEEESKAFSQSYLPAFKPSAYGEHLAWLWNRILEQTWFFPWFDTRKAARIGVAHDDVARVDAVIREMLDSGDAYRVGYGAVLRAPRIVPAPGEETRPVLISAYEADVLYEHIDRLPALHPSWEARKLATAADQQQASLDHLAPHAQSAPAVIGECADEGFITVDTPGFTGRLHWKGTGQTLRVHAPGQSVELLDLAGAKAIDLPGHGLSDGWEGAAPADAAPWLAVIEAARTALGCTEIDFAPAPAGDPELLYPDLAPDRFGSYLTKAWQIVRAGKFFAPWYEAGAANAIDFTPEAIAPEALRIEHRALLRSSAAREWAVTRDAVARTIGLANRDADGH from the coding sequence ATGCAGATCACCAGGCACTTCGTCGACGTCGGCACTCGCCGCGTGCATTACCGTCGCTGCGGGAGCGGCCCGGTAATCCTCATGGTTCACCAGAGCCCGCGCTCCTCGACCGAGTACGAGGCCCTGATGCGCACCTGGGGCGAGACCCATACCTGCATCGCCCCCGACACCCCCGGCTTCGGCCAGAGCGATCCCCTGCCCGACGAGAACGCGACCATCGACGACTTCTCCGACGCGCTCGTCGGCCTGCTCGATGCGCTCGGCTTCGACAAGGTCGCGGCCTACGGGTTCCACTCGGGCGGCACGATCCTCGTCAATACGCTGGCACGCGCCCCCTCGCGCTTCACCGCGCTCGCCATCGGCGGCTTCGCGATCTGGACCGAGGAAGAGAGCAAGGCGTTCTCGCAAAGCTACCTGCCCGCATTCAAGCCCTCGGCCTATGGCGAACATCTTGCCTGGTTGTGGAACCGCATTCTCGAGCAGACCTGGTTCTTCCCCTGGTTCGATACGCGCAAGGCCGCGCGTATCGGCGTTGCTCATGACGACGTCGCGCGGGTCGATGCAGTGATCCGCGAGATGCTCGATTCGGGCGATGCCTACCGCGTGGGCTATGGCGCGGTGCTGCGCGCGCCGCGTATCGTGCCTGCTCCCGGCGAAGAGACGCGCCCGGTCCTGATCAGTGCCTACGAGGCCGACGTTCTCTACGAGCACATCGACCGGCTGCCCGCGCTGCATCCCTCGTGGGAAGCACGCAAGCTGGCCACCGCCGCTGACCAGCAGCAGGCAAGTCTCGATCATCTGGCCCCGCACGCCCAGTCCGCCCCCGCAGTCATCGGCGAATGCGCCGACGAGGGCTTCATCACTGTCGACACCCCCGGCTTCACCGGCAGGCTGCACTGGAAGGGCACAGGCCAAACGCTCAGGGTCCATGCCCCGGGCCAGTCGGTCGAACTGCTCGACCTTGCCGGAGCCAAGGCAATCGACCTGCCCGGCCACGGCCTGTCCGATGGCTGGGAAGGAGCCGCCCCCGCCGACGCTGCACCCTGGCTCGCGGTGATCGAGGCCGCGCGCACCGCGCTTGGCTGCACCGAGATCGACTTTGCCCCCGCTCCCGCGGGCGATCCCGAGCTGCTCTACCCCGACCTCGCTCCAGACCGCTTCGGCAGCTATCTCACCAAGGCCTGGCAAATCGTGCGCGCGGGCAAGTTCTTCGCCCCGTGGTACGAGGCCGGCGCGGCCAATGCGATCGACTTCACCCCCGAAGCAATCGCCCCCGAGGCGCTGCGCATCGAGCACCGCGCCCTCTTGCGCTCGAGCGCCGCACGCGAATGGGCCGTGACCCGCGATGCGGTCGCCCGGACGATCGGGCTTGCGAACAGAGACGCTGACGGCCACTGA
- a CDS encoding GntR family transcriptional regulator: MDIASKQGGPRYLQLADKLRQAIEDGTLTPATPFPTELELCREYGVSRFTVREALRCLQEERLISRRRGSGTVVEPPHVQASPTFQSLTSLDEMRQYARDSRSALVPMGEKVLPGTIARQIGPHGKTDRKWAFLHGVRSAGGGQDRPVAAIDCYIRADLAHLVPQLDLTSLALFSQLEALGDLKIGRVVQHISAVPASAPMAKALQIPRRRPCLRILRIYHDSEGRPFEITNTYHPGEAFSYSMVIDPE; this comes from the coding sequence ATGGATATAGCGTCGAAGCAGGGAGGGCCGCGATACCTGCAGCTGGCCGACAAGCTGCGCCAGGCGATCGAGGATGGTACGCTTACCCCCGCGACCCCGTTCCCCACCGAACTCGAACTGTGCCGCGAATATGGCGTGAGCCGCTTCACCGTGCGCGAGGCCCTGCGCTGCCTGCAGGAAGAACGGCTGATCTCGCGCCGACGCGGCTCGGGCACGGTGGTCGAGCCCCCGCACGTGCAGGCCAGCCCGACCTTCCAGTCGCTCACCAGTCTCGACGAGATGCGCCAGTATGCCCGCGATTCGCGAAGTGCGCTGGTCCCGATGGGGGAGAAGGTGCTGCCCGGCACGATCGCCCGGCAAATCGGTCCACATGGCAAGACCGACCGGAAATGGGCCTTCCTGCATGGCGTGCGCAGCGCCGGTGGCGGTCAGGACCGGCCAGTCGCAGCGATCGACTGCTACATCCGCGCGGACCTCGCGCATCTGGTGCCACAGCTCGACCTCACCTCGCTGGCACTCTTCAGCCAGCTCGAGGCGCTCGGCGATCTCAAGATCGGGCGCGTCGTCCAGCATATCTCGGCGGTTCCTGCCAGTGCGCCGATGGCCAAGGCACTACAGATCCCGCGCCGCCGCCCGTGCCTGCGCATCCTGCGCATCTATCACGACAGCGAGGGGCGCCCCTTCGAGATAACCAACACCTACCACCCCGGCGAGGCCTTCAGCTATTCGATGGTGATCGACCCCGAGTAG
- a CDS encoding alpha/beta fold hydrolase, translating to MTRVTRTYVEGRHGQVHARVAAPDANASTSGRRPVLFIHMSPMTGRIFERLVGETGDDRLAVAFDTPGYGHSDAPRRQPSIEVYADALHEAMASLMAQGTLPPATRFDVMGYHTGALVAAAMAARHPEAIGRLVLVGAPLFDSTERETFRSYYGPHSHAPSEDGSHLARRWRGFCHHYRRPGMSLEQVAEHFEEALTGGDKAWWGHAAAFDYDLEAALRALAHPALVLRTGDDLAAQTEKARGISPLLDMLDVPGWGHGFATSHAAEVAALLRHWLDAGDSHRAAREAPLPESAQGPCWPPAEAGSFAPR from the coding sequence ATGACACGCGTCACACGCACTTACGTCGAGGGAAGGCACGGGCAGGTCCACGCCCGTGTTGCAGCCCCGGACGCGAACGCCTCCACTTCGGGACGGCGCCCGGTGCTGTTCATCCACATGAGCCCGATGACCGGCCGCATCTTCGAGCGGCTCGTCGGCGAAACTGGCGATGATCGCCTCGCCGTCGCCTTCGACACCCCCGGCTACGGCCACTCCGATGCGCCAAGGCGGCAACCCTCCATCGAGGTCTATGCCGATGCCCTCCACGAGGCGATGGCAAGCTTGATGGCTCAAGGTACCCTCCCCCCTGCCACGCGCTTCGATGTCATGGGCTATCACACCGGCGCGCTGGTTGCCGCCGCGATGGCCGCGCGACATCCCGAGGCGATCGGCAGGCTCGTCCTCGTCGGCGCACCACTGTTCGATTCCACCGAGCGCGAGACCTTCCGCAGTTACTACGGTCCCCATAGCCATGCCCCGAGCGAGGACGGCAGCCACCTTGCCCGGCGCTGGCGCGGCTTCTGCCACCACTACCGCCGCCCCGGGATGAGCCTCGAGCAGGTCGCCGAGCACTTCGAGGAGGCCCTCACCGGCGGGGACAAGGCCTGGTGGGGCCATGCCGCTGCCTTCGACTACGATCTCGAGGCTGCACTGCGCGCCCTTGCCCACCCGGCACTCGTCCTGCGCACCGGCGACGACCTTGCAGCCCAGACGGAAAAGGCACGCGGCATCTCGCCCCTGCTCGACATGCTCGATGTACCGGGCTGGGGACATGGTTTCGCCACCAGCCACGCCGCCGAAGTCGCCGCGCTGTTGCGCCACTGGCTCGACGCCGGGGATTCCCACCGCGCAGCGCGCGAGGCGCCGCTTCCCGAATCGGCGCAGGGCCCGTGCTGGCCACCCGCCGAAGCGGGCAGCTTCGCGCCGCGCTGA
- a CDS encoding ferredoxin--NADP reductase → MSNGTAEATTLEPTTALSVETVRSVHHWNEHLFSFKITRPSTFRFRSGEFVMLGLMGDNGRPLLRAYSIASPSWDEEIEFLSIKVQDGPLTSRLQNIQVGDQVFLGRKPTGTLVTDALLPGKRLFMFSTGTGLAPFLSLARDPDVYECFDQVVVVHCVRRVSDLAFREDLESQLANDPLVGDEALVKFTYVPTVTREEFHTTGRIGEIIENGRLFEGLEGDARLNPETDRVMLCGSMAMIKDFSEQLEGLGFVEGANNKPGDFVIERAFVG, encoded by the coding sequence ATGAGCAACGGAACCGCAGAGGCAACGACCCTTGAGCCGACCACGGCCCTGAGCGTCGAGACAGTGCGTTCTGTCCATCACTGGAACGAGCACCTGTTCAGCTTCAAGATCACCCGCCCCTCGACCTTCCGGTTCCGCTCGGGCGAATTCGTGATGCTCGGCCTGATGGGCGACAACGGCCGCCCGCTGCTGCGTGCCTACTCGATCGCCAGCCCTTCGTGGGACGAGGAAATTGAGTTCCTCTCGATCAAGGTCCAGGACGGCCCGCTGACCTCGCGCCTCCAGAACATCCAGGTCGGCGATCAGGTCTTCCTCGGCCGCAAGCCGACCGGCACGCTGGTCACCGACGCGCTGCTTCCCGGCAAGCGCCTCTTCATGTTCTCGACCGGCACCGGCCTCGCCCCGTTCCTCTCGCTCGCACGCGATCCCGACGTCTACGAGTGCTTCGACCAGGTCGTCGTGGTCCACTGCGTGCGCCGCGTCAGCGACCTCGCCTTCCGCGAGGACCTCGAGAGCCAGCTCGCCAACGACCCGCTGGTCGGGGACGAGGCCCTGGTGAAGTTCACTTACGTGCCGACCGTCACGCGTGAGGAATTCCACACCACCGGGCGCATCGGTGAGATCATCGAGAACGGTCGCCTGTTCGAGGGCCTCGAGGGCGATGCCCGCCTCAACCCCGAGACCGACCGCGTGATGCTGTGCGGCTCAATGGCGATGATCAAGGACTTCTCCGAGCAGCTCGAGGGCCTCGGTTTCGTCGAGGGCGCGAACAACAAGCCCGGCGACTTCGTGATCGAGCGCGCTTTCGTCGGCTGA
- a CDS encoding glycosyltransferase family 2 protein, with the protein MRDNPEFSAGLIEPLDTASAALEGVLDVLPGAQEHVEVSAIIPCLNEERTLGICIEKIQRAFASAGIRGEIVVGDNGSSDGSIEIAMRMGARVAHQPVKGYGAALQAAANAARGRYLVMADADDSYDWSDIPRFVAVLREGADLVMGDRFAGGIEAGAMPALHRYFGNPVLSAIGRVAHATPIRDFHCGMRGFTREAYRRIAARSPGMEFASEMVINAQRAGLAIAEVPIRLYPDKRDRRPHLRSFRDGWRHLRLIVAHAPDRLYLAPGLALMLAGLVGLGVLARGPVTIAGQYFGIHWVALSTMATLIGLSAILLGTLAKVAIATYQPLSRGQLVPWLLRTRPVEALIATGAGLAGLGILADGWLALHWLLVGGGMEASVHLAFILTTACVAGVTMVLAGFVLKLLLDNLSYRDA; encoded by the coding sequence ATGCGCGACAATCCTGAGTTTTCTGCCGGTCTCATCGAGCCGCTCGACACCGCATCGGCGGCGCTGGAAGGCGTGCTCGACGTGTTGCCCGGCGCGCAGGAACACGTCGAGGTCTCCGCGATCATCCCGTGTCTCAACGAAGAGCGAACGCTGGGCATCTGCATCGAGAAGATCCAGCGCGCCTTCGCGTCCGCGGGCATCCGGGGCGAGATCGTGGTCGGCGACAACGGCTCGAGCGACGGCTCGATCGAGATCGCGATGCGCATGGGCGCAAGGGTCGCGCACCAGCCCGTCAAGGGCTACGGTGCCGCCTTGCAGGCCGCCGCGAACGCGGCGCGCGGGCGTTATCTGGTCATGGCCGATGCCGACGACTCCTACGACTGGAGCGACATTCCCCGGTTCGTCGCCGTGTTGCGCGAGGGCGCGGACCTCGTCATGGGCGATCGCTTCGCCGGAGGCATCGAGGCCGGTGCGATGCCGGCGCTCCACCGCTACTTCGGCAACCCGGTGCTTTCGGCCATCGGCCGCGTGGCACATGCCACCCCTATCCGCGATTTCCATTGCGGCATGCGCGGCTTCACGCGCGAGGCCTATCGGCGCATCGCCGCGCGCTCGCCCGGCATGGAGTTCGCCTCCGAGATGGTCATCAACGCGCAGCGCGCGGGGCTTGCCATCGCCGAGGTTCCGATCAGGCTCTACCCCGACAAGCGCGACCGTCGCCCCCACTTGCGCTCGTTCCGGGATGGCTGGCGACACTTGCGTCTGATCGTCGCACACGCGCCCGACCGGCTCTACCTTGCACCCGGCCTTGCCCTGATGCTGGCTGGGCTCGTCGGGCTCGGTGTGCTCGCTCGCGGACCGGTGACCATCGCCGGGCAATATTTCGGCATCCACTGGGTGGCGCTCTCGACCATGGCGACACTGATCGGCCTGAGTGCGATCCTGCTCGGCACGCTCGCCAAGGTGGCGATCGCCACTTACCAGCCGCTCTCGCGCGGGCAGCTCGTGCCATGGCTCTTGCGCACGCGCCCGGTCGAAGCATTGATCGCCACTGGCGCGGGTCTTGCCGGGCTCGGTATTCTTGCCGACGGCTGGCTTGCGCTGCACTGGCTGCTGGTCGGGGGCGGCATGGAAGCGTCGGTGCACCTTGCCTTCATCCTCACCACCGCCTGCGTCGCCGGGGTGACGATGGTGCTGGCAGGCTTCGTGCTCAAGCTCCTGCTCGACAACCTCAGTTACCGCGACGCCTGA